One region of Terricaulis silvestris genomic DNA includes:
- a CDS encoding OPT family oligopeptide transporter: protein MKPSELTIRGLILGAVIAIVFTAANVYLGLRVGITIASSIPAAVISMGIFRLFNTGSIRENNIVQTVASAGGTLSAIIFVLPGLVMIGWWQGFPFWMTFFICALGGTLGVLFSIPLRRALVVNSPLPFPEGVAAAEVLKVGATGDEAPANVLERNRGPLVVLYGAIVAAGAQIVTFMGLSTGALAHFFRVGQSVTGITFGLSLALAGAGHLVGISVGIAMLCGLLISWVGLMPMLTAGVPGEIAEVAETVFRGQVRFVGAGAIGIAAIWSLIKLVGPLIKGVSDTIAAGSATKTGAHDDRDIPMSMIALLSLICLAAIAALLYLFIQGTPLASLGVPLIAGGVVFTVVVGAFIATVAGYMAGLIGASNSPVSGIGILAIVSGAVLLAMFVQPLLDAGATDALVAFALFAVAIVFSIATISNDNLQDLKTGQLVGASPWRQQIALIVGVIAGSLIIGPVLDLLNAAYGFPGDPNRAAIVAEPLAAPQATLISSLARGVLNADLDWSLIGMGVGIGVVVIFIDEILGFLKVLRIPPLAVGIGMYLPTDVTTPVVMGAVIGYFYNRAVEKRENGEMAKRFGVLLACGFIVGESMLGILNAGLIVGTGNPAPIAIVGEEFAGIAPYVGLAIFALLLFVSYLWVARQSRAK, encoded by the coding sequence GTGAAACCATCGGAACTGACAATTCGCGGTCTGATCCTTGGCGCCGTCATCGCCATCGTCTTCACCGCCGCCAACGTTTACCTCGGTCTCCGGGTCGGCATCACCATCGCTTCATCGATCCCCGCCGCCGTCATTTCGATGGGTATCTTCCGGCTCTTCAACACCGGCTCCATCCGCGAAAACAACATCGTGCAGACCGTCGCCTCCGCCGGCGGCACGCTCTCGGCCATCATTTTCGTGCTGCCGGGCCTCGTCATGATCGGCTGGTGGCAGGGGTTCCCGTTCTGGATGACGTTCTTCATCTGCGCCTTGGGCGGCACGCTCGGCGTGCTGTTTTCCATTCCGCTGCGGCGCGCGCTGGTCGTGAACTCACCGCTGCCGTTCCCTGAAGGTGTTGCCGCCGCTGAAGTGCTGAAAGTAGGCGCCACCGGCGACGAAGCGCCGGCCAACGTGCTTGAGCGCAATCGCGGACCGCTGGTTGTGCTCTACGGCGCCATCGTCGCCGCTGGTGCACAGATCGTGACGTTCATGGGTCTCAGCACCGGCGCCCTCGCGCACTTCTTCCGCGTCGGCCAAAGCGTCACCGGCATCACCTTCGGCCTCTCGCTAGCGCTCGCGGGCGCGGGCCACCTGGTCGGCATCTCAGTTGGCATTGCGATGCTGTGCGGTCTGTTGATCTCTTGGGTCGGTCTGATGCCGATGCTGACGGCCGGCGTGCCAGGCGAGATCGCCGAAGTCGCCGAGACCGTTTTCCGCGGACAAGTCCGTTTCGTCGGCGCCGGCGCCATCGGCATCGCGGCGATCTGGAGCCTGATCAAGCTGGTTGGTCCGCTGATCAAAGGCGTGTCCGACACCATAGCCGCCGGCAGCGCCACAAAGACCGGCGCGCACGATGATCGCGACATCCCGATGAGCATGATCGCGCTTCTGAGCTTGATCTGTCTCGCCGCCATCGCGGCTTTGCTCTACCTCTTCATCCAAGGCACGCCGCTCGCCTCGCTTGGCGTCCCGCTGATCGCGGGCGGAGTGGTGTTCACCGTTGTCGTCGGCGCTTTCATCGCCACCGTCGCCGGCTACATGGCCGGCCTCATCGGTGCGTCGAACAGCCCCGTCTCCGGTATTGGCATCTTGGCTATCGTCTCAGGCGCGGTGCTGCTCGCCATGTTCGTGCAGCCGCTGCTCGATGCCGGCGCAACCGACGCGCTCGTCGCCTTCGCGCTCTTTGCCGTCGCCATCGTGTTCTCGATCGCCACGATCTCGAATGATAACTTGCAAGATCTGAAGACCGGCCAACTCGTCGGCGCTTCGCCCTGGCGCCAGCAAATAGCGCTCATCGTTGGCGTCATCGCGGGCTCCCTCATCATCGGCCCCGTGCTTGATCTCCTAAACGCCGCTTACGGCTTCCCAGGCGATCCGAACCGCGCCGCCATCGTCGCCGAGCCCCTCGCTGCGCCGCAGGCGACTTTGATCTCGTCACTCGCGCGCGGTGTTCTGAACGCCGACCTCGATTGGAGCCTGATCGGGATGGGTGTCGGCATCGGTGTCGTCGTCATCTTCATCGACGAAATCCTGGGCTTCCTGAAAGTGTTGCGCATTCCGCCGCTTGCGGTCGGCATCGGCATGTACTTGCCGACGGACGTCACCACGCCGGTCGTGATGGGCGCCGTCATCGGCTATTTCTACAACCGCGCCGTCGAGAAGCGCGAAAACGGCGAGATGGCCAAGCGCTTCGGCGTTCTGCTCGCGTGCGGCTTCATCGTCGGCGAAAGCATGCTCGGCATCTTGAACGCAGGCCTCATTGTCGGCACCGGCAATCCTGCGCCGATCGCTATCGTTGGCGAGGAGTTCGCAGGCATCGCACCCTACGTCGGCCTCGCCATTTTCGCGCTGCTGTTGTTTGTGAGCTATCTCTGGGTGGCGCGCCAATCACGCGCTAAGTAA
- a CDS encoding toll/interleukin-1 receptor domain-containing protein, with protein sequence MSDVFISYKREDLARIETLTALLADLDIAVWFDAGIEVGADWDRRIHEQIDAARAMIVCWSFAAVSSPWVVKEAMIGAERNMLVPVKVHHCALLAPFDTIQTADLTHWDGEPDHPEIQKVLTRLGQLLDKKNLARNARSRAGGQNEALVNLLRSMLIDRAMSGDPPFTYKEAEDALRDAARAEDLHIGDLDQHALWGALDSISEQNRRRREPPLNVLVVSKDTGRPGRGYWQKNTFLEGDADELERAVFERHLARVRASSWSQDV encoded by the coding sequence GTGAGCGACGTCTTCATTTCGTACAAGCGCGAAGACCTCGCGCGCATCGAGACGCTGACCGCGCTCTTGGCTGACCTCGATATCGCCGTCTGGTTCGACGCAGGTATCGAGGTCGGCGCCGATTGGGATCGCCGCATCCACGAACAGATCGACGCCGCGCGCGCCATGATCGTGTGCTGGAGTTTCGCGGCGGTGTCTTCGCCGTGGGTGGTGAAGGAGGCCATGATCGGCGCCGAGCGCAACATGCTCGTGCCGGTCAAAGTCCATCACTGCGCGCTCCTCGCGCCATTCGACACAATCCAAACCGCCGATCTCACGCACTGGGACGGGGAGCCCGATCATCCCGAAATCCAGAAAGTGCTTACCCGCCTCGGCCAGCTCCTCGACAAGAAGAACCTCGCCCGCAACGCGCGCTCCCGCGCCGGCGGCCAGAACGAAGCGCTGGTGAACCTGCTGCGCTCGATGCTGATCGATCGCGCCATGTCGGGCGATCCGCCGTTCACCTACAAGGAAGCCGAAGACGCGCTCCGCGACGCGGCCCGCGCCGAAGACCTCCACATCGGCGATCTCGATCAGCACGCTCTCTGGGGCGCGCTCGATTCCATCTCCGAACAAAACCGCCGCCGCCGCGAACCGCCGCTCAACGTCCTTGTCGTCAGCAAGGACACCGGCCGCCCCGGCCGCGGTTACTGGCAGAAGAACACGTTTCTCGAAGGCGATGCCGACGAACTCGAACGCGCCGTGTTCGAACGCCACCTCGCCCGCGTGCGGGCTTCGAGCTGGAGCCAGGACGTCTAA
- the thiE gene encoding thiamine phosphate synthase: MPNRCRLYLITPPVFELEAFSRALEGALAGGDIACVQLRLKDAGDAEVLRVGAALKPIAHSADTAFVLNDRPDLAAKLDADGVHVGQTDARYAEARALMGRDRIVGVTCHNSRDLAYEAAEAGADYVAFGAFYPTGTKEPSHWAEPEILEIWQETATTPCVAIGGINVENAAPLVHAGADFIAVSAGVWAHVDGPRAAVAAFNALFDELS, encoded by the coding sequence ATGCCGAACCGTTGCCGCCTCTATCTGATCACGCCGCCGGTGTTCGAGCTGGAGGCGTTTTCGCGCGCGCTTGAAGGTGCGCTGGCGGGCGGCGACATCGCGTGCGTGCAGTTGCGGCTGAAGGATGCTGGCGATGCGGAAGTGTTGCGCGTGGGCGCGGCGCTGAAGCCAATCGCGCATAGCGCGGATACAGCTTTCGTTTTGAACGATCGGCCTGACCTTGCGGCGAAGCTCGATGCAGACGGGGTGCATGTGGGGCAGACAGATGCGCGTTACGCGGAGGCGCGCGCGCTGATGGGGCGCGATCGCATTGTCGGCGTGACGTGTCACAACTCGCGCGATCTGGCTTACGAAGCTGCGGAAGCTGGCGCGGACTACGTGGCGTTCGGTGCGTTCTACCCGACTGGGACCAAAGAACCGTCGCATTGGGCCGAGCCGGAAATTTTGGAGATCTGGCAGGAAACCGCCACCACGCCGTGCGTCGCCATTGGCGGGATCAATGTTGAGAACGCGGCGCCCTTGGTGCACGCGGGCGCTGATTTCATCGCCGTGTCGGCGGGCGTGTGGGCGCACGTCGATGGACCGCGCGCGGCGGTGGCGGCGTTCAACGCGCTGTTTGATGAGCTGAGCTAA
- a CDS encoding DUF805 domain-containing protein — protein MGLVSLLFGFNGRINRAQYWLGTIGVNVVNWVVMLAMAGTSAVPAEKNPAAALAAASSQLAMILPLSVGVAWIAMALQVKRFHDRGQSGWWSLLPIAPVLLMVGNVFAAIAEQWPAERLFSSMGLPFLALIVISVGFFVNLGCLGSKDGPNKYDHTPGKGGGGPVFAPGGAPSGASGAASALFGAQSAIDRAVAEQARAAATPRVAPVAAAAARAAAPGSFGRKASR, from the coding sequence GTGGGACTGGTTTCTCTGCTGTTCGGCTTCAACGGGCGCATCAACCGCGCTCAATACTGGCTCGGCACGATTGGCGTGAACGTCGTCAATTGGGTCGTGATGCTGGCCATGGCCGGCACGAGCGCGGTGCCGGCGGAAAAGAATCCGGCCGCGGCGCTTGCCGCAGCCTCCTCGCAACTGGCGATGATCCTCCCGCTCTCGGTGGGCGTGGCGTGGATCGCCATGGCGTTGCAGGTGAAGCGCTTCCACGATCGCGGGCAGAGCGGATGGTGGTCGTTGCTGCCAATCGCGCCTGTGCTGCTCATGGTTGGCAACGTCTTCGCGGCGATTGCCGAGCAATGGCCGGCGGAGCGTTTGTTCAGTTCGATGGGCCTGCCGTTTCTCGCACTGATCGTGATTAGCGTGGGCTTTTTCGTCAATCTGGGCTGCCTCGGCAGCAAGGATGGGCCGAACAAATATGACCATACGCCTGGAAAAGGCGGTGGCGGCCCCGTGTTTGCGCCCGGCGGCGCACCTTCTGGCGCTTCGGGCGCGGCGTCTGCCTTGTTTGGCGCGCAATCGGCGATCGACCGCGCCGTTGCGGAGCAAGCGCGCGCCGCTGCGACGCCGCGCGTCGCGCCGGTCGCGGCGGCGGCCGCGCGCGCGGCGGCGCCGGGTTCCTTCGGGCGCAAGGCGTCGCGCTGA
- a CDS encoding class I fructose-bisphosphate aldolase, whose product MNLEALNKVADAMVQPGKGILAADESTGTIAKRFDGIGVENTEENRRDYRELMFRAKDAMTYVSGVILYDETIWQKAKDGTPLVKLIADAGSIPGIKVDEGTRPLNGARGDLVTTGLDGLPKRLEAYYKQGARFAKWRAVIDPTGGRPSYAGLVANAHALARYANLCQEFDIVPIVEPEVLMDGDNDIDQTYAVTEWVLKETFQQLYYLNVALEGIVLKPNMIVPGKKAAKQASVDEVAQMTIKCLKACVPAAVPGIAYLSGGQTDELATAHLSRMNEIGGFPWQMTFSYGRALQAAPQKAWSGKDDNVGAAQAAFLHRAQMNGLASQGKWNEVLERQHAA is encoded by the coding sequence GTGAATCTCGAAGCATTGAACAAGGTCGCGGACGCGATGGTGCAGCCGGGTAAGGGCATCCTGGCGGCGGACGAAAGCACGGGCACGATCGCTAAGCGCTTCGATGGGATTGGGGTCGAGAACACCGAAGAAAACCGCCGCGACTATCGCGAGCTGATGTTCCGGGCCAAGGACGCGATGACCTACGTCTCCGGCGTCATCCTGTATGACGAGACGATCTGGCAGAAGGCGAAAGACGGCACGCCGCTGGTGAAGCTGATCGCCGATGCGGGCTCCATTCCTGGCATCAAGGTCGACGAAGGCACGCGGCCGCTCAATGGCGCGCGCGGCGATTTGGTGACGACCGGTCTCGATGGGCTCCCGAAGCGGCTTGAGGCTTACTACAAGCAAGGCGCGCGTTTTGCGAAATGGCGCGCGGTGATTGATCCGACGGGCGGGCGCCCCTCTTACGCAGGTCTCGTCGCCAACGCGCACGCGCTCGCGCGCTACGCCAATCTCTGCCAGGAGTTCGACATCGTGCCGATCGTCGAGCCAGAAGTGCTGATGGATGGCGATAACGACATCGACCAGACCTACGCGGTGACGGAGTGGGTGCTGAAGGAGACGTTCCAGCAGCTTTACTATCTGAACGTCGCGCTCGAAGGCATCGTGCTGAAGCCGAACATGATCGTGCCTGGCAAGAAGGCGGCGAAGCAGGCTTCGGTCGATGAAGTCGCACAGATGACCATCAAGTGCCTGAAAGCGTGCGTGCCGGCGGCGGTGCCGGGGATCGCGTACCTTTCTGGCGGACAAACCGATGAACTCGCCACGGCGCACCTTTCGCGCATGAACGAGATTGGCGGCTTCCCATGGCAGATGACGTTCTCCTACGGCCGCGCGCTGCAAGCGGCGCCGCAGAAAGCCTGGAGCGGCAAGGACGACAATGTCGGCGCCGCGCAGGCCGCGTTCCTGCATCGCGCGCAGATGAACGGGCTCGCCAGCCAGGGCAAATGGAACGAAGTGCTGGAGCGCCAGCACGCTGCGTAA
- a CDS encoding phosphoglycerate kinase, with amino-acid sequence MSFRRIEDAPSGQTALVRVDFNVPMADGRVSDDTRLRAALPTIQALTAKGCKVALLAHFDRPKGKRVPEMSLAPLAEPLAKLLRAQVAFADDCVGDAAKAAISALPAGSAILLENTRFHAGEETNDPELAKQIAALGDFYVNDAFSAAHRAHASTEGIARVLPAYAGKQMERELDALEAALGSPKRPVLGIVGGAKVSTKLELLRNLIAKLDKLAIGGGMANTFLYAQGVEIGGSLAEKDMADTAREIMAAAKGKCELLLPVDVVVAKEVKPHAEARMCGLDEIQADEKILDAGEKTVRHLREAMKHSHTLIWNGPLGVFEVPPFDQATVIAAQVAAELAKDGKLIAVAGGGDTVAALNHAGVAADFTFVSTAGGAFLEWMEGKPLPGVEALKR; translated from the coding sequence TTGAGCTTTCGCAGGATCGAAGACGCGCCATCGGGTCAGACAGCGCTGGTGCGTGTGGATTTCAACGTGCCGATGGCGGACGGGCGCGTCAGCGACGACACACGGCTGCGGGCGGCGTTGCCGACGATACAGGCGCTGACGGCAAAAGGCTGCAAGGTGGCGCTGCTAGCGCACTTCGATCGGCCGAAGGGCAAGCGCGTGCCGGAGATGTCGCTGGCGCCGTTGGCTGAGCCGCTGGCGAAACTGCTTCGTGCGCAGGTGGCGTTCGCGGACGATTGCGTGGGTGACGCGGCGAAGGCCGCAATCAGCGCCCTGCCCGCGGGCAGCGCAATCCTGTTGGAGAACACACGCTTTCATGCCGGCGAAGAGACGAATGATCCGGAGCTGGCCAAGCAGATCGCGGCGCTGGGCGATTTCTATGTGAATGACGCGTTCTCCGCTGCGCACCGCGCGCATGCGAGCACTGAAGGCATAGCGCGCGTTTTGCCGGCTTATGCGGGTAAGCAGATGGAGCGCGAGCTGGATGCGCTGGAGGCGGCGTTGGGTTCGCCGAAGCGGCCGGTGCTGGGAATCGTCGGCGGCGCGAAGGTGTCGACGAAATTGGAGCTGCTGCGGAACTTGATCGCGAAGCTGGACAAGTTGGCGATCGGCGGCGGGATGGCGAACACGTTCCTCTATGCGCAAGGCGTTGAGATTGGCGGCTCGTTGGCCGAGAAAGACATGGCCGACACGGCGCGCGAGATCATGGCGGCGGCGAAGGGCAAGTGCGAGTTGCTGTTACCGGTCGATGTCGTGGTGGCAAAAGAAGTGAAGCCGCACGCGGAAGCGCGGATGTGCGGTTTGGATGAGATTCAGGCAGATGAGAAGATTCTCGATGCCGGCGAGAAGACAGTGCGGCATCTGCGCGAGGCGATGAAGCATTCGCACACGTTGATCTGGAACGGACCGCTCGGGGTGTTCGAAGTGCCGCCGTTCGACCAGGCGACGGTGATCGCGGCGCAGGTCGCCGCGGAGCTGGCAAAGGACGGCAAGCTGATCGCCGTGGCGGGCGGCGGCGATACGGTCGCAGCGCTGAATCATGCCGGCGTTGCGGCAGATTTCACGTTCGTGAGCACGGCTGGCGGGGCGTTCCTGGAATGGATGGAAGGCAAGCCGCTGCCGGGCGTCGAGGCGCTGAAGCGCTAG
- a CDS encoding DUF1993 domain-containing protein, whose product MTKLSMHAISAPIFVRMLNNLSSILSKAEQQAKVKGYDPSVLLNSRLAPDMFTLTRQVQSAADQAKGCVARLAGHTPEVIEDTETTFAELHARIKKVIGIVESYKPEQFEGAEAREIVIKIPNADLKFSGVDYVTGWVMPNFYFHLTTAYAILRHNGIELGKRDFLMA is encoded by the coding sequence ATGACCAAGCTTTCGATGCACGCGATCAGCGCGCCCATCTTCGTGCGCATGCTGAACAATTTGTCTTCGATTTTGAGCAAGGCCGAGCAACAAGCGAAGGTGAAGGGCTACGATCCGAGCGTACTGCTGAACAGCCGTCTGGCGCCGGACATGTTCACGCTGACGCGACAGGTGCAGTCCGCGGCGGATCAAGCGAAGGGCTGCGTCGCGCGCCTCGCGGGGCATACGCCCGAGGTGATCGAAGACACCGAGACGACGTTCGCCGAGCTGCATGCGCGGATCAAGAAGGTGATCGGCATTGTCGAGAGCTACAAGCCCGAGCAGTTCGAGGGCGCCGAGGCGCGCGAGATCGTGATCAAGATTCCGAATGCGGACCTGAAGTTCAGCGGCGTCGACTACGTGACGGGCTGGGTGATGCCGAACTTCTACTTCCACCTCACCACCGCGTACGCGATCCTCCGCCATAACGGGATTGAACTGGGCAAGCGCGACTTCCTGATGGCGTAA
- a CDS encoding thermonuclease family protein produces the protein MELAFALLVAALAVFWISTRQIKQPWRLLIWVSGVALLVAATILVFRQNDHVGLFRAIGNLWESRDSPSSGILVQAFRRNVGGVAQFVPQLMDVFLAAGAVLAAAAFAAFTPGERTERLVRPLILGTLAFMLGGVVSLSVVAIGFGGYVKPRTHLGYVSDANVHDGDSFYIGEIPMRLWGADAPESDQECSNGTDCGELARTHLVELMDGALIQCDQRLSQRTQRPRDSFGRALVQCWAWREREPRVDLAEQMIREGYAIQYEGRDYGYSDAEADGGSRNLMLTCTLRPDRWRNDDEARLLFEATRTVQEGVRTMGACP, from the coding sequence ATGGAGTTGGCGTTTGCACTACTCGTGGCGGCACTGGCGGTGTTCTGGATCAGCACGCGACAGATCAAACAGCCGTGGCGGTTGTTGATTTGGGTTTCGGGCGTTGCGCTGCTAGTGGCCGCAACGATTCTTGTCTTCCGACAGAATGATCATGTTGGCCTATTCCGGGCGATAGGAAATTTGTGGGAGAGCCGAGACAGCCCGTCGTCGGGGATCCTGGTGCAAGCGTTTCGGCGCAATGTCGGAGGCGTGGCTCAGTTCGTTCCGCAATTGATGGACGTTTTTCTTGCGGCCGGCGCTGTTCTCGCAGCAGCAGCCTTCGCTGCCTTTACTCCCGGAGAGCGCACTGAAAGGTTGGTGCGGCCACTCATTCTGGGAACTCTTGCCTTCATGCTTGGCGGTGTGGTCTCGCTGTCAGTGGTTGCGATCGGCTTCGGAGGCTACGTGAAACCGAGAACCCATCTTGGCTACGTTAGTGATGCAAACGTCCATGACGGAGACTCTTTCTATATCGGAGAAATCCCAATGCGGCTGTGGGGCGCCGACGCGCCCGAAAGCGATCAGGAATGTTCGAACGGGACTGATTGCGGAGAACTCGCTCGAACCCACCTTGTTGAACTAATGGACGGAGCGCTGATTCAGTGCGACCAAAGGCTTTCACAACGCACGCAAAGGCCAAGAGATTCATTTGGCCGCGCGCTTGTCCAGTGTTGGGCCTGGCGAGAGAGAGAGCCACGAGTCGACCTGGCCGAACAAATGATCCGCGAGGGCTATGCAATTCAGTATGAGGGGCGCGACTACGGCTACTCTGACGCCGAAGCGGATGGAGGCTCCCGGAACTTAATGTTGACGTGTACTTTGCGCCCTGATCGTTGGCGCAACGACGATGAGGCTCGGCTGCTCTTCGAGGCGACTCGCACTGTCCAAGAAGGCGTTCGCACAATGGGCGCGTGCCCTTGA
- the gap gene encoding type I glyceraldehyde-3-phosphate dehydrogenase, translating into MSVKVAINGFGRIGRNVLRAIYESGRTDIEVVAINDLGPVETNAHLLRYDSVHGRFPGEVKAGEDWIDIGRGKIKVTAIKNPAELPHKDLGVAIALECTGIFTARDKAALHLEGGAKRVIVSAPADGADYTVVYGVNHQGLTKDHLVISNASCTTNCLAPVVKVLHDAIGIDHGMMTTIHSYTGDQPTLDTLHKDLYRGRAAALNMIPTSTGAAKAIGLVIPDLKGKLDGISIRVPTPNVSVVDFKFVAKRATSKDEINGAIKAAASEGALKDILGFTNAPNVSMDFNHDPRSSIFHMDQTKVMEGKFCSVLSWYDNEWGFSNRMADTAVAMAKLI; encoded by the coding sequence ATGAGCGTGAAGGTCGCGATCAACGGTTTTGGACGGATCGGCCGGAACGTTCTGCGGGCGATTTATGAATCCGGCCGCACCGACATCGAAGTCGTCGCGATTAACGATCTCGGGCCGGTTGAGACCAACGCGCATCTGCTCCGCTACGACAGCGTCCACGGCCGTTTCCCGGGCGAAGTGAAAGCCGGCGAAGACTGGATCGATATCGGCCGCGGCAAGATCAAGGTCACCGCGATTAAGAACCCGGCCGAGCTGCCGCATAAGGATCTGGGCGTCGCTATCGCGCTCGAGTGCACGGGCATCTTCACCGCGCGCGACAAGGCGGCGCTTCACCTCGAAGGTGGCGCCAAGCGTGTGATCGTCTCGGCGCCGGCGGACGGCGCGGACTACACGGTGGTGTACGGCGTGAACCATCAAGGGCTGACGAAAGATCACCTCGTGATCTCGAACGCCTCGTGCACCACGAACTGCCTGGCGCCGGTGGTGAAGGTTCTGCACGACGCGATCGGCATCGATCACGGCATGATGACGACGATCCACTCCTACACCGGCGACCAGCCGACGCTGGATACGCTGCACAAGGATCTCTACCGCGGCCGCGCCGCGGCGCTGAACATGATCCCGACCAGCACTGGCGCCGCGAAAGCGATCGGCCTGGTGATCCCCGATCTGAAGGGCAAGCTCGACGGCATCTCGATCCGCGTGCCGACGCCGAACGTCTCGGTCGTGGACTTCAAGTTCGTGGCCAAGCGCGCGACATCGAAGGACGAGATCAACGGCGCGATCAAGGCGGCAGCGTCGGAGGGTGCGCTGAAGGACATCCTCGGCTTTACCAATGCGCCGAACGTCTCGATGGACTTCAACCACGATCCACGCTCGTCGATCTTCCACATGGATCAAACCAAGGTGATGGAAGGCAAGTTCTGCTCGGTGTTGAGCTGGTACGACAACGAGTGGGGCTTCTCGAACCGCATGGCGGATACCGCTGTGGCGATGGCGAAGCTGATCTAA
- the zapA gene encoding cell division protein ZapA, whose amino-acid sequence MQATLNILGHEITLECSEAESRRLEDLARALNERLATGTEQGAAQRLAFTALALMDETQAVHAALARARCEIERLTDMVVEAQLDAGGAPDSADRGRVGSLRRVAEGAA is encoded by the coding sequence ATGCAAGCCACCCTGAACATCCTCGGCCATGAGATCACCTTGGAGTGCTCAGAAGCCGAAAGCCGCCGCCTCGAAGACTTGGCCCGCGCCCTCAACGAGCGCCTCGCCACAGGAACCGAGCAGGGCGCCGCGCAACGCCTTGCCTTCACCGCGCTTGCGCTCATGGACGAGACCCAAGCCGTCCACGCCGCACTCGCCCGCGCCCGCTGCGAGATCGAGCGCCTGACCGACATGGTTGTCGAAGCCCAGCTCGACGCCGGCGGCGCGCCCGACAGCGCCGATCGTGGCCGCGTCGGGTCTTTGCGTCGCGTTGCAGAAGGCGCCGCTTGA
- a CDS encoding 5-formyltetrahydrofolate cyclo-ligase, translated as MTPTDLESQKADARMLMRKERQSVEPGDAPLRLIEHFPLELAKLSPVAGYWPVGGEIDGRPLLAALAKAGRTIALPRMESRAGPARFMAWIGEPLTADAFGVPSPPATGADLAPRLILVPLLAFDRTGRRLGQGGGHYDRIISLYRAHGVIAAGLAYAEQEMGVVPTGQHDAHLDWVITPKEAIKCARGEDLRGRR; from the coding sequence ATGACGCCCACCGATCTCGAATCCCAAAAAGCTGACGCGCGCATGCTGATGCGCAAGGAGCGCCAATCCGTGGAACCCGGAGACGCGCCGCTCAGGCTCATCGAACACTTCCCGCTCGAACTCGCAAAGCTTTCGCCCGTCGCCGGCTACTGGCCTGTCGGCGGTGAGATCGACGGCCGTCCCTTGCTCGCGGCGCTCGCCAAAGCTGGGCGCACCATCGCGCTGCCGCGCATGGAATCCCGCGCCGGTCCCGCGCGTTTCATGGCGTGGATCGGCGAGCCGCTCACCGCCGACGCATTCGGCGTGCCATCGCCGCCCGCCACCGGCGCCGATCTCGCCCCGCGCCTCATCCTCGTGCCGCTCCTTGCGTTCGACCGCACCGGCCGGCGCCTCGGGCAGGGCGGTGGCCACTATGACCGCATCATCTCGCTCTACCGCGCCCACGGCGTCATCGCCGCCGGCCTCGCGTATGCCGAACAAGAAATGGGCGTCGTCCCCACTGGCCAACACGATGCGCATCTGGATTGGGTGATCACGCCGAAAGAAGCCATCAAGTGCGCGCGCGGCGAAGATCTGCGCGGCCGGCGCTAA